Proteins co-encoded in one Nicotiana sylvestris chromosome 7, ASM39365v2, whole genome shotgun sequence genomic window:
- the LOC104214947 gene encoding SNF1-related protein kinase regulatory subunit beta-2-like isoform X3, with amino-acid sequence MGNVSGKKEEGEASGLIKNQEDEEEEYMEYAHGHGQFSDSMVQSPPHSPKAYQSPLIFTPQIPIFPLQRPDEMLMQNQSGNSVQKTMEYGEVPCENGIPIMITWSHGGVEVAIEGSWDGWKTRDILQRTDMDFSVMKVLPSGVYHYRFVVDGQWRYAPDLLFERDDMGNVFNVLDLQLQDTVPEVPNNTSCSETPLSPESSYNSVPFSSEDFNEKLPDLPPLLQQTPLDLPSSSRSSMETLQKPLPAVLNHLYIQKTRSSQSMVVLSSTHRFRTKFVTAVLYKSLKNLKK; translated from the exons ATGGGAAATGTGAgtgggaaaaaagaagaaggtgAGGCATCAGGATTAATCAAGAATCAAGAAGATGAAGAGGAGGAATATATGGAGTATGCTCATGGTCATGGCCAGTTTTCAGATTCTATGGTTCAGTCCCCTCCTCATAGCCCTAAAGCTTATCAGTCTCCTTTGATTTTCACTCCACAG ATTCCAATTTTCCCTTTACAAAGGCCTGATGAAATGTTAATGCAAAATCAAAGTGGAAACTCAGTGCAAAAGACAATGGAATATGGGGAAGTGCCTTGTGAAAATGGGATACCAATAATGATTACATGGAGTCATGGGGGAGTTGAAGTTGCTATTGAGGGATCATGGGATGGTTGGAAGACAAG AGATATCCTACAAAGAACAGACATGGACTTCAGTGTCATGAAGGTGTTGCCGTCAGGCGTGTATCATTACCGGTTTGTTGTTGATGGACAATGGAGATATGCTCCTGATTTGCTATTTGAACGCGATGATATGGGAAATGTGTTCAATGTCTTGGACTTGCAGTTGCAG GATACTGTTCCAGAGGTTCCTAATAATACCAGTTGTTCAGAAACACCTCTTTCCCCTGAATCAAGCTACAACAGTGTCCCTTTCAGTTCAGAAGATTTTAACGAAAAACTACCCGATTTGCCTCCTCTGCTACAACAGACACCTCTCGACCTACCATCTTCATCTCGGAGTAGTATGGAGACATTGCAGAAGCCATTACCGGCAGTTTTGAACCATCTTTACATACAGAAAACGCGCAGCAGTCAATCAATGGTAGTACTAAGTTCAACACATAGATTTCGCACTAAATTTGTGACAGCAGTACTTTATAAGTCCTTGAAAAACTTAAAAAAGTGA
- the LOC138872787 gene encoding uncharacterized protein, producing MTNDNGNQAVPMVTANASTSRTPALVAAEKLEKYFEINFKRWKQKMFFYLTTLSLQEFIKEYVLVLPNETPKNEHFLVIEVWKHSNFLCKNYILSGMEDDLYNFYSGVETSKELWTALEKKYKTEDVGLKKFIVAKFLDYKMVNNKSVITKSRNCKIFIEGLVINEAFQVPAMIEKLPPLWKDFKNYLKYKQKEMFLEDLIVRLRIEETTKLLKREAVETQQ from the exons atgactaatgaCAACGGGAATCAAGCTGTTCCGATGGTGactgccaatgcatcgacaagtCGAACACCGGCATTGGTAGCGGCAGAAAAACTCGAAAAATATTTCGAGATTAATTTCAAGCGGTGGAAacagaagatgttcttctacttgactactttaAGTCTACAGGAGTTCATTAAGGAATATGTTCTTGTTCTGCCTAATGAAACTCCAAAGAATGAACACTTTCTTGTGATTGAGGTGTGGAAACATTCTAATTTTCtttgcaagaattatattcttagcggtaTGGAGGACGATCTGTATAACTTCTATAGTGgtgtggagacgtcaaaagaattgtggactgcacttgaaaagaaatacaaaactgaagatgtcgggttgaagaaattcattgtcgctaaatttttggactacaaaatggtaaaCAACAAGTCTGTTATTACCAAGTCCAGGAactgcaa aattttcattgaaggtcttgtcatcaatgaagcattccaagtaccagcaatgattgagaagttgcctcctttgtggaaggacttcaaaaactacttgaaataCAAACAGAAGGAGATGttccttgaagatctcattgttcggttgagaatcgaagagaCAACAAAGCTGTTGAAAAGAGAggccgtggaaactcaacaataa
- the LOC104214947 gene encoding SNF1-related protein kinase regulatory subunit beta-2-like isoform X1: MKYEVGFLYYAVMGNVSGKKEEGEASGLIKNQEDEEEEYMEYAHGHGQFSDSMVQSPPHSPKAYQSPLIFTPQIPIFPLQRPDEMLMQNQSGNSVQKTMEYGEVPCENGIPIMITWSHGGVEVAIEGSWDGWKTRDILQRTDMDFSVMKVLPSGVYHYRFVVDGQWRYAPDLLFERDDMGNVFNVLDLQLQDTVPEVPNNTSCSETPLSPESSYNSVPFSSEDFNEKLPDLPPLLQQTPLDLPSSSRSSMETLQKPLPAVLNHLYIQKTRSSQSMVVLSSTHRFRTKFVTAVLYKSLKNLKK, from the exons ATGAAATATGAAGTGGGGTTTTTGTATTATGCAGTAATGGGAAATGTGAgtgggaaaaaagaagaaggtgAGGCATCAGGATTAATCAAGAATCAAGAAGATGAAGAGGAGGAATATATGGAGTATGCTCATGGTCATGGCCAGTTTTCAGATTCTATGGTTCAGTCCCCTCCTCATAGCCCTAAAGCTTATCAGTCTCCTTTGATTTTCACTCCACAG ATTCCAATTTTCCCTTTACAAAGGCCTGATGAAATGTTAATGCAAAATCAAAGTGGAAACTCAGTGCAAAAGACAATGGAATATGGGGAAGTGCCTTGTGAAAATGGGATACCAATAATGATTACATGGAGTCATGGGGGAGTTGAAGTTGCTATTGAGGGATCATGGGATGGTTGGAAGACAAG AGATATCCTACAAAGAACAGACATGGACTTCAGTGTCATGAAGGTGTTGCCGTCAGGCGTGTATCATTACCGGTTTGTTGTTGATGGACAATGGAGATATGCTCCTGATTTGCTATTTGAACGCGATGATATGGGAAATGTGTTCAATGTCTTGGACTTGCAGTTGCAG GATACTGTTCCAGAGGTTCCTAATAATACCAGTTGTTCAGAAACACCTCTTTCCCCTGAATCAAGCTACAACAGTGTCCCTTTCAGTTCAGAAGATTTTAACGAAAAACTACCCGATTTGCCTCCTCTGCTACAACAGACACCTCTCGACCTACCATCTTCATCTCGGAGTAGTATGGAGACATTGCAGAAGCCATTACCGGCAGTTTTGAACCATCTTTACATACAGAAAACGCGCAGCAGTCAATCAATGGTAGTACTAAGTTCAACACATAGATTTCGCACTAAATTTGTGACAGCAGTACTTTATAAGTCCTTGAAAAACTTAAAAAAGTGA
- the LOC104214947 gene encoding SNF1-related protein kinase regulatory subunit beta-2-like isoform X2 — protein MIMGNVSGKKEEGEASGLIKNQEDEEEEYMEYAHGHGQFSDSMVQSPPHSPKAYQSPLIFTPQIPIFPLQRPDEMLMQNQSGNSVQKTMEYGEVPCENGIPIMITWSHGGVEVAIEGSWDGWKTRDILQRTDMDFSVMKVLPSGVYHYRFVVDGQWRYAPDLLFERDDMGNVFNVLDLQLQDTVPEVPNNTSCSETPLSPESSYNSVPFSSEDFNEKLPDLPPLLQQTPLDLPSSSRSSMETLQKPLPAVLNHLYIQKTRSSQSMVVLSSTHRFRTKFVTAVLYKSLKNLKK, from the exons ATGA TAATGGGAAATGTGAgtgggaaaaaagaagaaggtgAGGCATCAGGATTAATCAAGAATCAAGAAGATGAAGAGGAGGAATATATGGAGTATGCTCATGGTCATGGCCAGTTTTCAGATTCTATGGTTCAGTCCCCTCCTCATAGCCCTAAAGCTTATCAGTCTCCTTTGATTTTCACTCCACAG ATTCCAATTTTCCCTTTACAAAGGCCTGATGAAATGTTAATGCAAAATCAAAGTGGAAACTCAGTGCAAAAGACAATGGAATATGGGGAAGTGCCTTGTGAAAATGGGATACCAATAATGATTACATGGAGTCATGGGGGAGTTGAAGTTGCTATTGAGGGATCATGGGATGGTTGGAAGACAAG AGATATCCTACAAAGAACAGACATGGACTTCAGTGTCATGAAGGTGTTGCCGTCAGGCGTGTATCATTACCGGTTTGTTGTTGATGGACAATGGAGATATGCTCCTGATTTGCTATTTGAACGCGATGATATGGGAAATGTGTTCAATGTCTTGGACTTGCAGTTGCAG GATACTGTTCCAGAGGTTCCTAATAATACCAGTTGTTCAGAAACACCTCTTTCCCCTGAATCAAGCTACAACAGTGTCCCTTTCAGTTCAGAAGATTTTAACGAAAAACTACCCGATTTGCCTCCTCTGCTACAACAGACACCTCTCGACCTACCATCTTCATCTCGGAGTAGTATGGAGACATTGCAGAAGCCATTACCGGCAGTTTTGAACCATCTTTACATACAGAAAACGCGCAGCAGTCAATCAATGGTAGTACTAAGTTCAACACATAGATTTCGCACTAAATTTGTGACAGCAGTACTTTATAAGTCCTTGAAAAACTTAAAAAAGTGA